One Candidatus Eisenbacteria bacterium genomic region harbors:
- the hemB gene encoding porphobilinogen synthase: MSFPITRMRRFRRTPELRAMVREARLSPSQLVLPLFACPGENVEHPVGSMPGCYQQSIDRLLDTAALAVKRGVGSVILFGIPEKKDPVGSAGYAADGIVPQTVRALKAELPQLIVWTDVCMCEYTSHGHCGILKDGYVDNDATLPLLAKASVAYANAGADVIAPSDMMDGRIGAIRAALDEAGHELTPIVSYAAKYASGFYGPFREAAESTPQSGDRRGYQMDPPNADEALSEVALDLEEGADAVMVKPALAYLDIIWRVKNEFRVPVAAYNVSGEYSMIKAAGERGWIDAERVALEVLTAIRRAGADIILTYHAIELAEKL; this comes from the coding sequence ATGAGCTTTCCGATCACCCGGATGAGGCGCTTCCGACGCACGCCCGAGCTGCGGGCCATGGTGCGCGAGGCCCGTCTTTCGCCAAGCCAGCTGGTGCTGCCGCTGTTCGCATGCCCGGGCGAGAACGTGGAGCACCCCGTGGGTTCCATGCCCGGCTGCTACCAGCAGTCCATTGACCGGCTGCTGGACACCGCCGCGCTGGCGGTGAAGCGCGGGGTGGGCTCGGTGATCCTCTTCGGCATTCCCGAGAAGAAGGACCCGGTGGGCTCCGCGGGCTACGCCGCCGACGGCATCGTGCCGCAGACGGTGCGCGCGCTGAAGGCCGAGCTGCCGCAGCTCATCGTGTGGACCGACGTCTGCATGTGCGAGTACACCAGCCACGGCCACTGCGGCATCCTCAAGGACGGCTACGTGGACAACGATGCCACGCTGCCGCTGCTGGCGAAGGCCTCGGTGGCCTACGCGAACGCCGGCGCGGACGTCATCGCGCCCTCCGACATGATGGACGGCCGCATTGGCGCCATCCGCGCCGCGCTGGACGAGGCCGGGCACGAGCTCACCCCCATCGTCTCCTACGCCGCCAAGTACGCCTCGGGCTTCTACGGCCCGTTCCGCGAGGCGGCGGAGAGCACGCCGCAGTCCGGCGACCGCCGCGGCTACCAGATGGACCCGCCCAACGCCGACGAGGCGCTGAGCGAGGTGGCCCTGGACCTGGAGGAGGGCGCGGACGCGGTGATGGTCAAGCCCGCGCTGGCCTACCTGGACATCATCTGGCGGGTGAAGAACGAGTTCCGCGTGCCGGTGGCCGCCTACAACGTCTCCGGCGAGTACTCCATGATCAAGGCGGCGGGGGAGCGCGGCTGGATCGACGCCGAGCGGGTGGCGCTGGAGGTCCTCACCGCCATCCGCCGCGCCGGCGCGGACATCATCCTCACCTACCACGCCATCGAGCTGGCGGAGAAGCTGTGA
- a CDS encoding heavy-metal-associated domain-containing protein, translated as MTKHLSIEGMSCAHCVAHVTAALTGVSGVTSAKVDLATKSAVVEGGTFEDGALKAAVAEAGYEVVGIQAGG; from the coding sequence ATGACGAAGCATCTCTCGATCGAAGGCATGAGCTGCGCCCACTGCGTGGCACACGTGACCGCCGCGCTCACCGGGGTCTCCGGGGTCACCTCCGCGAAGGTGGACCTGGCCACGAAGAGCGCGGTGGTGGAAGGCGGCACGTTCGAGGACGGGGCGTTGAAGGCCGCCGTCGCGGAGGCGGGGTACGAGGTCGTCGGCATCCAGGCGGGGGGTTGA
- a CDS encoding DUF2723 domain-containing protein codes for MLPVQRPVPWYWSTLAGVAALAACLRFAPPVSGSGDSSEFTLVLALNGIAHPTGYPLYTLFGHAYVMALHALGASWAFAANTWSALGAGVAVGLMHALGARLIPPGAGLPVPARAALAALPVALFALHPAWIDVATVAEVYSWHQAWVMGAALLFWRLVGAPGGVRAPGGDGGRGAGLSARAAAGWGLMCGAGLAHHLAAGLVVGPLTRSLLWAHPGTGRRRLAHLAVAALAALVPLSSYGLLFVRMGAGGPAHWVGLEPTWVGFWRHVTGAQYHGLVGHFGFSGEEGSAIAATVLPFLVPGLLLFAASCAGRGRAARLGLLALMAAVLLQTGFALSYGVSDPGAFFLPPLGLALLPVVPVLAARMGAGRAGRRPAIAAGAALGGLAVALWLPWSQSALQLRSAHVGLDAMVHEMWSGIRCERGLVLWHNDMFQRLREYQLFGGENPGLEVLNPWMFTDPVVRRKFAARHGFDPLGNLRFSRRDLLSTGPESPATRAFFLEVARHINANTELPVVEFAPDVPMVRVLDKPR; via the coding sequence ATGCTTCCAGTCCAGCGACCCGTGCCATGGTACTGGTCCACCCTGGCCGGAGTCGCCGCCCTGGCTGCCTGCCTGCGCTTCGCCCCGCCGGTTTCCGGCAGCGGGGACTCGAGCGAATTCACGCTCGTGCTCGCCCTGAACGGCATCGCCCACCCCACGGGCTACCCCCTGTACACGCTCTTCGGTCACGCTTACGTCATGGCCCTGCACGCCCTCGGCGCGTCCTGGGCGTTCGCCGCCAACACCTGGAGCGCGCTCGGGGCGGGCGTGGCGGTGGGGTTGATGCACGCGCTGGGCGCCCGCCTGATCCCGCCCGGGGCCGGGCTGCCGGTCCCGGCGCGCGCGGCGCTGGCCGCGCTCCCGGTGGCGCTCTTCGCGCTCCACCCGGCATGGATCGACGTGGCCACGGTGGCCGAGGTGTACTCGTGGCACCAGGCCTGGGTCATGGGCGCGGCGCTGTTGTTCTGGCGCCTGGTGGGGGCGCCCGGCGGGGTGCGCGCGCCGGGCGGAGACGGCGGCCGGGGCGCGGGACTGTCGGCGCGAGCGGCCGCGGGCTGGGGCCTGATGTGTGGCGCGGGGCTCGCACATCACCTGGCGGCGGGGCTGGTCGTCGGCCCGCTCACGCGGTCGCTGCTGTGGGCCCACCCTGGGACCGGCCGGCGCCGGCTCGCCCATCTCGCCGTCGCCGCCCTCGCGGCCCTGGTTCCACTGTCGAGCTATGGACTGCTGTTTGTCCGGATGGGGGCCGGAGGTCCGGCTCACTGGGTGGGGCTCGAGCCCACATGGGTCGGGTTCTGGCGCCACGTCACCGGCGCGCAGTACCACGGCCTGGTCGGGCACTTCGGCTTCTCGGGGGAGGAAGGGTCGGCGATCGCAGCCACGGTGCTCCCCTTCCTGGTGCCGGGGCTGCTGCTGTTCGCCGCGTCATGCGCGGGCAGGGGCAGGGCGGCGCGCCTGGGCCTGCTCGCACTCATGGCCGCGGTGCTCCTGCAAACCGGCTTCGCGCTGTCCTACGGCGTCAGCGATCCGGGCGCCTTCTTCCTGCCGCCCCTGGGGCTGGCGCTGCTCCCGGTGGTGCCCGTCCTCGCGGCGCGCATGGGGGCGGGCAGGGCCGGCCGCAGGCCGGCGATCGCGGCGGGCGCGGCGCTGGGAGGGCTCGCCGTGGCGCTGTGGCTGCCGTGGTCGCAGAGTGCCCTGCAGTTGCGCTCCGCGCACGTGGGGCTGGACGCGATGGTGCACGAAATGTGGTCCGGGATTCGCTGCGAGCGCGGACTGGTGCTCTGGCACAACGACATGTTCCAGCGCCTGCGCGAGTACCAGCTCTTCGGCGGGGAGAATCCGGGGCTCGAGGTGCTGAACCCGTGGATGTTCACCGACCCCGTGGTGCGGCGGAAGTTCGCGGCGCGACATGGATTTGATCCGCTGGGGAACCTCAGATTCTCGCGGCGCGACCTGCTGTCGACGGGCCCGGAATCCCCGGCCACCCGGGCCTTCTTCCTGGAGGTCGCCCGCCACATCAACGCGAACACCGAACTGCCGGTGGTGGAGTTCGCGCCGGACGTGCCGATGGTGCGCGTGCTCGACAAGCCGCGTTGA
- the hemL gene encoding glutamate-1-semialdehyde 2,1-aminomutase, producing the protein MQDSIPRSEELFRRAGALMPGGVNSPVRAFRAVGGTPRFMDHAEGPYLFDADGHRYVDYVLAWGPMLLGHGDPSVVRAVAEQAARGIVFGASTEAEVTLAETLLRLLPSLERVRLVNSGTEAAMSALRLARAATGRDLFLKFDGCYHGHGDSFLVRAGSGAATLDVPDSPGVPAALAAMTRIARYNDLDSVNAVFRAHPGQVAAVFVEPVVGNYGVLPPRPGFLEGLREACTREGAVLVFDEVMTGFRVAKGGAQGRYHIRPDLTLLGKVIGGGLPIGAYGGRADLMDRVSPSGPVYQAGTNSGNPVAVAAGLATLARVEHEPVCEKAEAQAARLAAGLREAATRAGVEVTVNQVGSMFTLFFAPGPVDDLGSVGRADRKKFAAFHAAMLRRGVYLPPSPFEAAFLSAAHTDHEIEATLRAASEALVEARGIA; encoded by the coding sequence ATGCAGGACTCCATCCCCCGCAGCGAGGAGCTGTTCCGCCGCGCCGGGGCGCTGATGCCCGGCGGGGTGAACTCCCCGGTGCGCGCGTTCCGCGCCGTCGGCGGCACGCCCCGCTTCATGGACCACGCCGAGGGCCCGTACCTCTTCGACGCCGACGGCCACCGCTACGTGGACTACGTGCTGGCGTGGGGCCCCATGCTGCTGGGGCACGGCGACCCTTCCGTGGTGCGGGCCGTGGCCGAGCAGGCCGCGCGCGGCATCGTGTTCGGCGCCTCCACGGAGGCCGAGGTGACGCTGGCGGAGACGCTGCTGCGCCTGCTGCCCTCGCTGGAGCGGGTGCGGCTGGTGAACTCCGGCACCGAGGCCGCCATGAGCGCGCTGCGGCTGGCCCGCGCGGCCACCGGGCGCGACCTGTTCCTCAAGTTCGACGGCTGCTATCACGGCCACGGCGATTCGTTCCTGGTGCGCGCCGGCAGCGGCGCCGCCACGCTGGACGTGCCCGACTCGCCGGGCGTGCCGGCCGCCCTGGCGGCCATGACGCGCATCGCGCGCTACAACGACCTGGACTCGGTGAACGCGGTGTTCCGCGCGCACCCCGGGCAGGTGGCCGCGGTGTTCGTGGAGCCGGTGGTGGGCAACTACGGCGTGCTCCCGCCGCGGCCCGGGTTCCTGGAGGGCCTGCGCGAGGCCTGCACCCGCGAGGGCGCGGTGCTGGTGTTTGACGAGGTGATGACCGGCTTCCGCGTCGCGAAGGGCGGCGCGCAGGGCCGCTACCACATCCGCCCCGACCTCACGCTGCTGGGCAAGGTGATCGGCGGCGGGCTGCCCATCGGCGCCTACGGCGGGCGCGCGGACCTGATGGACCGCGTCTCACCCAGCGGACCGGTGTACCAGGCGGGCACCAACTCCGGCAACCCGGTGGCGGTGGCCGCGGGGCTGGCCACGCTGGCCCGGGTGGAGCACGAGCCGGTGTGCGAGAAGGCCGAGGCGCAGGCCGCCAGGCTGGCGGCCGGGCTGCGCGAGGCCGCGACCCGGGCCGGGGTGGAGGTCACCGTGAACCAGGTGGGCTCCATGTTCACCCTGTTCTTCGCACCCGGGCCGGTGGACGACCTGGGCTCGGTGGGCCGCGCCGACCGGAAGAAGTTCGCCGCGTTCCACGCGGCGATGCTGAGGCGGGGCGTGTACCTGCCGCCCTCGCCGTTCGAGGCGGCGTTCCTGTCCGCCGCCCACACGGACCACGAAATCGAAGCCACGTTGCGCGCCGCCTCGGAGGCGCTGGTGGAAGCGAGGGGGATCGCGTGA
- the hemE gene encoding uroporphyrinogen decarboxylase — protein MKTALETPLFLKTCRCEPADRTPLWIMRQAGRYLPEYRALREKHDFMEICRTPALAAEATLQPIDRFGLDAAIIFSDILVVAQAMGVDVEFNPGPVFRTRVDGPAAVAGLTVAGVREATTFVPLAVREARERLKGRAPLIGFAGAPFTVATYMVEGGGSRNFERIKSLLFRDPACAADLLRKVAQATTEYLQAQVEAGADAIMLFDTHAGLLGPEEFDRFAARPVEEVLAGVKGDVPRIYYSQGTCGALKRIGRLPVNVVGLDYRADLGTSRDVLGPKLAVQGNLDPAALLGPVAEVVRRAKAILASNGGRPGHIMNLGHGILPGTDPAVVQALVDAVREWRNQP, from the coding sequence GTGAAGACCGCGCTCGAGACGCCGCTGTTCCTGAAGACCTGCCGCTGCGAGCCCGCGGATCGCACTCCGCTGTGGATCATGCGCCAGGCCGGGCGCTACCTGCCCGAGTACCGCGCGCTGCGCGAGAAGCACGACTTCATGGAGATCTGCCGCACCCCGGCGCTGGCCGCCGAGGCCACGCTGCAGCCCATTGACCGCTTCGGCCTGGACGCGGCGATCATCTTCAGCGACATCCTGGTGGTGGCGCAGGCCATGGGAGTGGACGTGGAGTTCAACCCCGGCCCGGTGTTCCGCACCCGCGTGGACGGCCCCGCGGCCGTGGCCGGCCTCACCGTGGCGGGGGTGCGCGAGGCCACCACGTTCGTGCCGCTGGCGGTGCGCGAGGCCCGGGAGCGGCTGAAGGGCCGCGCGCCCCTGATCGGGTTCGCGGGCGCGCCGTTCACCGTGGCCACCTACATGGTGGAGGGCGGGGGCTCGCGGAACTTCGAGCGCATCAAGTCGCTGCTCTTCAGGGACCCCGCGTGCGCCGCCGACCTGCTGCGCAAGGTGGCGCAGGCCACCACCGAGTACCTGCAGGCGCAGGTCGAGGCCGGCGCCGACGCCATCATGCTGTTCGACACCCACGCCGGCCTGCTGGGCCCCGAGGAGTTCGACCGGTTCGCCGCCCGACCGGTGGAGGAGGTGCTCGCCGGCGTGAAGGGCGACGTGCCGCGCATTTACTACTCCCAGGGCACGTGTGGCGCCCTGAAGCGGATCGGCCGGCTGCCGGTGAACGTGGTGGGACTGGATTACCGCGCCGACCTGGGGACCTCCCGAGACGTGCTCGGGCCGAAGCTCGCGGTGCAGGGCAACCTGGACCCGGCCGCGCTGCTGGGTCCCGTCGCGGAGGTGGTGCGCCGCGCGAAGGCCATCCTGGCTTCCAACGGCGGGCGGCCGGGGCATATCATGAACCTGGGGCACGGCATCCTGCCCGGCACGGACCCTGCCGTGGTGCAGGCGCTGGTGGACGCCGTGCGCGAATGGAGGAACCAACCTTGA
- the ccsA gene encoding cytochrome c biogenesis protein CcsA: protein MYAVTGLGYGALFVGRTPALGRAARPLLLLSMAAHLVYMVWRSVEVHTLPLSTLSGALTTVSLSLAAVYLYLEIRQHTPMTGVFVVPVVALLVLIGGLPFPGVKPPQELLKLLESPFFAVHMLSAVTAYCAFALAAVYGLLFLMLYHELKLGRLTLVYHRLPPLEQLKQMNIRSTLVGFVLLTAAIAIGAIWLSRLKPTYFADPKVISSFLVWVIFGVAIMAHYRWSQSSRAPVFLTLAGFAMLLLSTLVIGPLSSSFHQFR, encoded by the coding sequence TTGTACGCAGTGACCGGGCTCGGCTACGGGGCCCTGTTCGTGGGCCGCACGCCGGCCCTAGGACGGGCCGCCCGACCGCTGCTGCTGCTGTCCATGGCCGCCCACCTGGTCTACATGGTGTGGCGGAGCGTGGAGGTGCACACCCTGCCCCTGTCCACGCTCTCGGGGGCGCTCACCACCGTCTCCCTGAGCCTCGCGGCGGTGTACCTGTATCTCGAGATCCGCCAGCACACGCCGATGACCGGGGTGTTCGTGGTGCCGGTGGTGGCGCTGCTGGTCCTGATCGGCGGGCTGCCCTTCCCCGGGGTGAAGCCGCCCCAGGAGCTGCTGAAGCTGCTGGAGTCGCCGTTCTTCGCCGTGCACATGCTGAGCGCGGTCACCGCCTACTGCGCCTTCGCGCTGGCGGCGGTCTACGGGTTGCTGTTCCTGATGCTCTACCACGAGCTCAAGCTGGGCCGGCTCACGCTGGTCTATCACCGGCTGCCGCCCCTGGAGCAGCTCAAGCAGATGAACATCCGTTCCACGCTGGTCGGCTTCGTGCTGCTGACCGCGGCCATCGCCATCGGGGCGATCTGGCTCTCGAGGCTCAAGCCCACCTATTTCGCCGACCCCAAGGTGATCTCGTCGTTTCTCGTGTGGGTGATCTTCGGCGTGGCCATCATGGCCCACTATCGCTGGTCCCAGAGCAGCCGCGCCCCGGTGTTCCTCACCCTGGCCGGGTTCGCGATGCTGCTGCTCTCCACCCTCGTGATCGGGCCGCTGTCGAGCTCCTTCCACCAGTTCCGCTGA
- a CDS encoding glutamyl-tRNA reductase has translation MILCVGLNYRTSPAEIRENVALTPSEAEEALEALRRRFSREAIILSTCNRTEFYTRGEEFENPLVAVSEIVKALKGIDLMQHADTTYVWRTEESVAHLFRVTSGLDSMVIGETEIAGQVRAAADLAAKRGMSGTVLRRMVDSAMHCARRIRSETAMTQGSVSMASVAVALAAKVLGNLGSKKVLILGAGDTCRIAAIQLLDGGARDFRIVNRTLERGQALAGKVGGQAFGLDALPRLLPEADLVFSATSAPQPLITVDMMREAMRARRGRSSVLVDLAVPRDIHPDVNRLPNVFVYSTEAVKSIVDDNLERRRKEAPRAEAIVSEEQLKFLEWYRGLAIAPTMATVRASLEELRARELSRYARKFAPEDLPKLEELTRSLVSKILRGPTMRLVKAQQDPRRGTELAEAVRHLFDVEGVRPGEEPDEDRNEG, from the coding sequence ATGATCCTGTGCGTCGGACTGAACTACCGGACCTCGCCCGCCGAGATCCGTGAAAACGTGGCGCTGACCCCCTCGGAGGCCGAGGAGGCGCTGGAGGCGCTGCGTCGCAGGTTCAGCCGCGAGGCCATCATCCTCTCGACGTGCAACCGCACCGAGTTCTACACCCGCGGCGAGGAATTCGAGAACCCGCTGGTCGCGGTCTCCGAGATCGTGAAGGCCCTCAAGGGCATCGACCTGATGCAGCACGCCGACACCACCTATGTGTGGCGCACCGAGGAATCGGTGGCGCACCTGTTCCGGGTCACCTCGGGGCTGGACTCGATGGTGATCGGCGAGACCGAGATCGCGGGCCAGGTGCGCGCCGCCGCCGACCTGGCGGCGAAGCGCGGCATGAGCGGCACGGTGCTGCGCCGCATGGTGGACTCGGCCATGCACTGCGCGCGGCGGATCCGCAGCGAGACCGCCATGACCCAGGGCTCGGTGTCCATGGCCTCGGTGGCGGTGGCCCTGGCCGCCAAGGTGCTCGGCAATCTCGGCAGCAAGAAGGTGCTGATCCTGGGCGCGGGCGACACCTGCCGCATCGCCGCCATCCAGTTGCTGGACGGCGGCGCGAGGGACTTCCGCATCGTCAACCGCACCCTGGAGCGCGGACAGGCCCTGGCGGGCAAGGTGGGCGGCCAGGCGTTCGGCCTGGACGCGCTGCCGCGGCTGCTGCCCGAGGCCGACCTGGTGTTCAGCGCCACCTCCGCGCCGCAGCCGCTGATCACGGTGGACATGATGCGCGAAGCCATGCGCGCGCGCCGCGGCCGCAGCTCGGTGCTGGTGGACCTGGCGGTGCCCCGCGACATCCACCCCGACGTGAACCGCCTGCCGAACGTGTTCGTGTACTCCACCGAGGCGGTGAAGAGCATCGTGGACGACAACCTGGAGCGCCGGCGGAAGGAAGCGCCGCGCGCCGAGGCCATCGTCTCCGAGGAGCAGTTGAAGTTCCTCGAGTGGTACCGGGGCCTGGCGATCGCCCCGACCATGGCCACGGTGCGCGCGAGCCTCGAGGAGCTGCGCGCCCGCGAGCTGAGCCGCTACGCGCGCAAGTTCGCTCCCGAGGACCTGCCGAAGCTGGAGGAGCTGACCCGCAGCCTGGTCTCGAAGATCCTGCGCGGCCCGACCATGCGCCTGGTGAAGGCGCAGCAGGACCCGCGGCGGGGCACCGAGCTGGCCGAGGCGGTGCGGCACCTGTTCGACGTGGAGGGCGTGCGGCCCGGAGAGGAGCCTGATGAGGATCGGAACGAGGGGTAG
- the hemC gene encoding hydroxymethylbilane synthase — protein MRIGTRGSALALAQSRHIAALLRSAGESPVDLVELKTSGDKHVDRPLAEIAGLGAFTRELEEALLREQVDLAVHSLKDLPTVLPEGLVLAAVPAREDVRDVLVSRSGAKLAELPAGSTVATSSLRRSAQVLHARPDLRCVEVRGNVPTRLRKVEEGQCDAIVLALAGLKRLGLADKVTEIFEPSVMLPAVAQGALGLETREADRATRAAVEKLTDAAAFVAARAERELLRSLGGGCRLPLGAWARVEGGTLTLDGIACSPDGSQVVRATGSGPASDPEAVGRAVSDKLRAQGAEELLKLAPVIPPPPKA, from the coding sequence ATGAGGATCGGAACGAGGGGTAGCGCGCTGGCGCTGGCGCAGTCGCGCCACATCGCGGCGCTGCTGCGCTCCGCGGGCGAGTCCCCGGTGGACCTGGTGGAGCTGAAGACCTCCGGCGACAAGCACGTGGACCGCCCGCTGGCCGAGATCGCCGGCCTGGGCGCGTTCACCCGCGAGCTGGAGGAGGCGCTGCTGCGCGAGCAGGTGGATCTCGCGGTGCACTCGCTCAAGGACCTGCCGACGGTGCTGCCGGAGGGCCTGGTGCTGGCGGCCGTGCCCGCGCGCGAGGACGTGCGCGACGTGCTGGTGAGCCGCAGCGGAGCGAAGCTGGCCGAGCTGCCCGCCGGGAGCACCGTGGCCACCTCGTCGCTGCGTCGTTCGGCGCAGGTGCTGCACGCGCGGCCCGACCTCAGGTGCGTGGAAGTGCGCGGGAACGTGCCCACGCGCCTGCGCAAGGTGGAGGAGGGCCAGTGCGACGCCATCGTGCTGGCGCTCGCCGGCCTGAAGCGCCTGGGCCTGGCCGACAAGGTGACCGAGATCTTCGAGCCCTCGGTGATGCTGCCCGCCGTGGCGCAGGGCGCGCTGGGCCTGGAGACGCGCGAGGCCGACCGCGCCACCCGCGCGGCGGTGGAGAAGCTGACCGACGCGGCCGCCTTCGTGGCGGCGCGCGCCGAGCGCGAACTGCTGCGCTCGCTGGGCGGTGGGTGCCGCCTGCCGCTGGGCGCATGGGCGCGCGTGGAGGGCGGCACGCTGACCCTGGACGGCATCGCGTGCTCGCCCGACGGCAGCCAGGTGGTGCGCGCCACCGGTTCCGGCCCGGCGAGCGACCCCGAGGCGGTGGGGCGGGCCGTTTCCGACAAATTGCGGGCCCAGGGCGCCGAGGAGCTGCTGAAGCTGGCCCCGGTGATCCCCCCTCCGCCGAAGGCCTGA
- a CDS encoding uroporphyrinogen-III synthase: MSRLVLFPRPPEAGGPEEVVLAAAGCAALVVPAIRFEPGADSDALAEALRAGPAPDAVAVTSARAAEAVAAVLGAMRPAPRVRLAAVGSATARPLREAGLDVDVPPQGEAQGAAALAAHLLRTLAPGARVLFPRGNLSLGTLPDALRAAGVQVRELEVYRTVDAVPDVEQLRAALDRRWVAAAVFTSPSGVEALRAALGPGGWKALAALPAVAPGRTTETALRAAGAVRVERAADPGRAGVAAALAKVLGEE; encoded by the coding sequence ATGAGCCGGCTGGTGCTGTTCCCGCGCCCGCCGGAGGCGGGTGGCCCGGAGGAGGTGGTCCTCGCCGCGGCGGGCTGTGCCGCGCTGGTGGTGCCCGCGATCCGCTTCGAGCCGGGCGCCGACAGCGATGCGCTGGCGGAGGCGCTGCGCGCCGGGCCGGCGCCGGACGCGGTGGCGGTGACCAGCGCGCGGGCGGCCGAGGCCGTGGCCGCGGTGCTGGGCGCGATGCGCCCCGCGCCGCGGGTGCGGCTGGCCGCCGTGGGCAGTGCCACCGCCCGGCCGCTGCGCGAGGCGGGCCTGGACGTGGACGTGCCGCCCCAGGGCGAGGCGCAGGGTGCGGCGGCGCTGGCCGCGCACCTGCTGCGTACCCTTGCGCCCGGGGCGCGGGTGCTGTTCCCGCGCGGCAACCTCTCCCTGGGCACGCTGCCGGATGCGCTGCGCGCGGCCGGCGTCCAGGTGCGCGAACTGGAGGTCTACCGCACCGTGGACGCGGTGCCGGACGTGGAGCAGCTGCGCGCCGCCCTGGATCGGCGGTGGGTCGCGGCGGCGGTGTTCACCTCGCCCTCCGGCGTGGAGGCGCTTCGCGCCGCGCTGGGGCCGGGTGGATGGAAGGCGCTGGCCGCGCTGCCGGCGGTGGCTCCGGGCCGCACCACCGAGACGGCGCTGCGCGCCGCGGGCGCGGTGCGGGTGGAGCGGGCGGCAGACCCCGGCAGGGCCGGTGTGGCCGCCGCGCTGGCAAAGGTGTTGGGCGAAGAGTAG